One genomic region from Electrophorus electricus isolate fEleEle1 chromosome 23, fEleEle1.pri, whole genome shotgun sequence encodes:
- the cpox gene encoding oxygen-dependent coproporphyrinogen-III oxidase, mitochondrial gives MTSFVACALSGTLRSGARMCSASSLRLVGLGSSATRNFTARGRWSSRVTGLRHVPPGSAGGVASGRVRKGVFVATGAAVLLGAAVAGVSHFQRAEMATRVSGVDMEQGDIAERCKSFMSPPVTDIEVLQRKSGDVSARMEMLIMETQAEFCKALEEVDGGTFRVDRWNREEGGGGISCVMQDGKVFEKAGVNVSVVSGYLTEEAARQMRSRGKNLKGKDGKLPFIAMGVSSVIHPKNPHIPTVHFNYRYFEIEEEDGSKQWWFGGGTDLTPVYINEEDAVHFHSVLREACDKHHPRFYPAFKKWCDQYFYVRHRGETRGIGGIFFDDLDSPNQEEVFRFVRSCAKTVVPCYVPIVRKHLNDTFTQEEKDWQQIRRGRYVEFNLVYDRGVKFGLATPGSRIESILMSLPLTARWEYMHEPAPGTKEAEMLEVLRSPKEWI, from the exons ATGACATCTTTCGTCGCGTGCGCCTTAAGCGGGACGTTACGGTCCGGCGCGAGGATGTGCAGCGCCTCCAGCCTGAGGCTCGTGGGTCTGGGCTCTTCGGCGACGCGTAACTTTACGGCACGAGGCAGATGGTCTTCCCGAGTTACGGGACTGAGGCACGTGCCTCCCGGTTCGGCGGGGGGGGTTGCGAGCGGGCGCGTTAGAAAGGGGGTGTTCGTGGCGACCGGGGCGGcggtcctgcttggtgctgcgGTAGCGGGCGTGAGTCATTTCCAGCGCGCTGAGATGGCCACGAGGGTCTCCGGGGTCGACATGGAGCAGGGCGACATCGCCGAACGCTGCAAGTCGTTCATGTCTCCGCCAGTCACCGACATCGAGGTCCTGCAGCGGAAGAGCGGCGATGTGAGCGCGAGGATGGAGATGCTGATCATGGAGACGCAGGCTGAGTTCTGTAAAGCGCTCGAGGAAGTGGACGGTGGCACGTTCAGAGTGGACCGGTGGAACCGTGAAGAAG GTGGTGGTGGGATCAGCTGTGTGATGCAGGACGGTAAGGTGTTTGAGAAGGCAGGTGTGAACGTGTCAGTGGTGTCTGGCTACCTGACGGAGGAGGCCGCCAGACAGATGCGCAGCCGTGGAAAGAACCTCAAGGGGAAAGATG GGAAGCTGCCATTCATTGCCATGGGCGTCAGCTCCGTCATCCACCCCAAAAACCCCCACATTCCCACAGTGCACTTCAACTACAGATACTTTGAGATCGAAGAGGAAGATG GCTCTAAGCAGTGGTGGTTCGGTGGGGGCACTGACCTCACGCCTGTTTACATTAACGAAGAAGACGCTGTCCACTTCCACAGCGTCCTGCGAGAGGCATGCGACAAACACCACCCCCGGTTTTACCCCGCCTTCAAGAAGTG GTGTGATCAGTACTTCTACGTTCGTCACCGCGGGGAGACGCGCGGCATTGGTGGGATCTTCTTCGACGACCTGGACTCCCCCAATCAGGAGGAGGTGTTCCGTTTTGTAAGGAGCTGTGCGAAGACCGTGGTCCCCTGCTACGTGCCCATCGTCCGAAAGCACCTCAACGACACCTTCACCCAGGAGGAGAAAGACTGGCAACAAATCAGACGTGGCAG GTATGTGGAGTTTAACCTGGTCTATGATCGGGGTGTGAAGTTTGGCCTCGCAACTCCAGGCTCTAgaatagagagcatcctgatgTCTCTGCCACTCACAGCTAG GTGGGAGTACATGCACGAGCCCGCCCCAGGCACCAAAGAAGCGGAGATGCTTGAAGTTTTACGCAGCCCTAAGGAATGGATCTGA